From one Triticum urartu cultivar G1812 chromosome 3, Tu2.1, whole genome shotgun sequence genomic stretch:
- the LOC125545478 gene encoding fructose-bisphosphate aldolase 1, cytoplasmic, with amino-acid sequence MSAYCGKYKDELIKNAAYIGTPGKGILAADESTGTIGKRFASINVENVEDNRRALRELLFCTPGALQYLSGVILFEETLYQSTKGGKPFVDILKEGNVLPGIKVDKGTVELAGTNGETTTQGFDDLGKRCAKYYEAGARFAKWRAVLKIGPTEPSQLSINQNAQGLARYAIICQENGLVPIVEPEILVDGPHDIDRCAYVTEMVLAACYKALNDQHVLLEGTLLKPNMVTPGSDAKKVAPEVIAEYTVRTLQRTVPAAVPAIVFLSGGQSEEEATLNLNAMNKLETKKPWNLSFSFGRALQQSTLKAWAGKVENEEKARKAFLVRCKANSEATLGTYKGDATLGEGASESLHVKDYKY; translated from the exons ATGTCGGCCTACTGCGGAAAGTACAAGG ATGAGCTCATCAAGAACGCTGCCTACATTGGCACCCCCGGCAAGGGTATCCTTGCTGCCGACGAGTCCACCGGCACCATCGGCAAGCGCTTTGCCAGCATCAATGTTGAGAATGTTGAGGACAACCGCCGTGCCCTCCGTGAGCTCCTCTTCTGCACCCCTGGAGCCCTCCAGTACCTCAGTGGTGTGATCCTCTTTGAGGAGACCCTGTACCAGAGCACCAAGGGTGGCAAGCCCTTCGTTGACATCCTCAAGGAGGGCAACGTCCTCCCTGGCATCAAGGTGGACAAGGGTACCGTCGAGCTCGCTGGAACCAACGGTGAGACCACCACCCAGGGCTTTGATGACCTTGGCAAGCGCTGTGCCAAGTACTACGAGGCTGGTGCCCGCTTTGCCAAGTGGCGTGCCGTCCTCAAGATTGGCCCCACCGAACCATCACAGCTTTCCATCAACCAGAATGCTCAGGGTCTGGCTCGCTATGCCATCATCTGCCAGGAGAATGGGCTGGTGCCCATTGTTGAGCCTGAGATCCTTGTTGATGGACCTCATGACATTGACCGCTGTGCTTACGTGACTGAGATGGTCCTTGCTGCGTGCTACAAGGCCCTCAACGACCAGCATGTCCTCCTTGAGGGCACCCTCCTGAAGCCCAACATGGTCACCCCTGGATCCGACGCCAAGAAGGTGGCCCCTGAGGTGATTGCTGAGTACACCGTCCGCACCCTCCAGAGGACTGTCCCTGCTGCCGTCCCAGCCATTGTCTTCCTCTCTGGTGGACAGAGCGAGGAGGAGGCGACCCTGAACCTGAACGCCATGAACAAGCTCGAGACCAAGAAGCCATGGAACCTGTCCTTCTCCTTCGGGCGTGCCCTCCAGCAGAGCACCCTCAAGGCCTGGGCTGGCAAGGTGGAGAACGAGGAGAAGGCCAGGAAGGCGTTCCTGGTGAGGTGCAAGGCCAACTCTGAGGCCACCCTCGGCACCTACAAGGGCGATGCCACCCTCGGCGAGGGGGCCTCTGAGAGCCTCCACGTCAAGGACTACAAGTACTGA